The genomic window CGGTATGCAAACGCGGGGCCGCCATTGCCCAGTTGGTCGTTGATGCGGACGCGGTACAGGCCGTCGGCCGCCGCGGTGAATTCACAATAGCTGTCGGGCATATTCGCCGTGTCGTCGTTGCCAGTGACGCGTTTGGAGTCGGGGCCGTAGACATTGACCACGCTATCCAAGGGCGAACGCAGCGTGCCACGGGCATACATCTGAACGATGTATTTGCGGCCCTTGGTGGCTTCGAATGCAAAGTAGTCGACGTCGCCGGGTTCACCGATCACCCCACATAGGGCGGCGGGCACGGTGACCTGAGGCGCCTTTTGGAGCTCTTCGTTGGGCTCCTCTTCCATCGCCACCGGCAGGTCGTTGACGCGGATGTAGTTGGGCGAAGGAGAGACCCCGTTTTCATCTTCGCTGATGGCCGGGAAACGGTCTTGGGGCTCGCTGGGCAGTTGGATTTGGGCGGTGCGTTTGCTGCCGTCCAGGTTGACCAGTTCCGCGGTCAGGATTTCGCCCGGTCGCCCGCCGCTGGGAACCACCGCGACGGGACGGGGGAAGGTACCGATGTGAACGCGGTAGTGAGCCGCGTTGTCGCCCCCAAACGATGCGTCTCGCACCAGCACCGTGTAAGTGCCATCGGCTTCGGCGGTGTAAGCACACAAGCCGTCTTGTTGCAGCAGAGGAATGTCGTCGCGGGTCGATTTTTCAAAGCGACCGGAATCCAGGATGGCGATGTAGGGATCCAGGAAGCGGTTGCCCTGGTTGCTGGCCAGACGCACGCCTTCGACTTCCACCACCAGGGTTTGCCCGGCTTTCAGATCGACGGCAAAAAAGTCTTGGTCTTCCGTCTTAATTATGCCTTCGACCGTGGTGTTCAGTTCGATCTTCTGCGGCGTTTCGAATTCGCTGTTCGGTTCCACTTCCTGAACCACCGGCAGGTCACCGACGCTGAGCAATCGCAGGTTGGAGATTCCGGTATCGGTCACCAGACGCACCGGGTACAGGCCCGGGGCCAAGTCTTCCGCCGCGGTGATCGTCATTTCCACCTTGCTGTTATCCAGCGGCTTGACGTCGGTAATGGTCAGACCGGGCAAGTCGGCCAACACATCCCGCGCGTCTTGCAAACGTGAGCCGTGAAAAGTGACTTTCGTCGCTTCACCGCGCCGCACGCCCAGCGGCTGCAGTCGTGACACAACCGGCTGTGCGGCGGTGGCAACGGCGGCCACGACAAGCGTGGCCAACAGTGGGTAAACGATGCGTTTCATCAAAAGCTCCAGATGCCGATGGGGCGGGCAAAACAAGGGGAGAGAAGTGCACGAGGTGGGGGCGGGCACGCGTCGCAGGAAGCGTGCCCGCAAAAATCGTTGTGGCGGCCGTTAAGCCAAGATGCCTTTGATCACCTGC from Roseimaritima ulvae includes these protein-coding regions:
- a CDS encoding PPC domain-containing protein yields the protein MKRIVYPLLATLVVAAVATAAQPVVSRLQPLGVRRGEATKVTFHGSRLQDARDVLADLPGLTITDVKPLDNSKVEMTITAAEDLAPGLYPVRLVTDTGISNLRLLSVGDLPVVQEVEPNSEFETPQKIELNTTVEGIIKTEDQDFFAVDLKAGQTLVVEVEGVRLASNQGNRFLDPYIAILDSGRFEKSTRDDIPLLQQDGLCAYTAEADGTYTVLVRDASFGGDNAAHYRVHIGTFPRPVAVVPSGGRPGEILTAELVNLDGSKRTAQIQLPSEPQDRFPAISEDENGVSPSPNYIRVNDLPVAMEEEPNEELQKAPQVTVPAALCGVIGEPGDVDYFAFEATKGRKYIVQMYARGTLRSPLDSVVNVYGPDSKRVTGNDDTANMPDSYCEFTAAADGLYRVRINDQLGNGGPAFAYRLEVTEAVPSLQLDLAELDRYQAVVWPVPRGAQMAVMVNAARKQFGGELNIEALNLPEGITATAFPMRADRSTVPLMLSAAEDAGKTAALVDVVAKPSDEKLAHVSGHLKQEHKLVLGQNRRNIWNWKTDRVAVSVAEPVPFKLTVVQPQVPVVRSGSMSLVVNVERNEGFEGEITLQSLYNPPGVSVNNSRKLAKDKTQVEIPLTANGSAGLGEWPMFLIATTGIGNGSARITSTPISLDVQEAFFSFEFPKSAAEQGTESVVAVGVEIAREFEGEAEVEIVGLPPGVSSSAPIQKITPETTQVSFPIAVAADARPGTHKTLNVRARITSDKGVITQTQGTGELRVDKPLPPKKEEPKEKKPAEPKPKAKPEPPKERPLSRLEQLRKAREN